The nucleotide sequence aaatcccccaaaaatGGTACTTGAAGTATCCTTCAAACTtgactctcaaatctcccaaaaattAAATACCTACCAGGGCCACCCATAACTATACCCCGAATAGTACCACGGGTTCCACCCATAACTTCTTTTCTCCACTTTTTTATCACCACCGTCATCCTCAGCTTCAGCTTCAGCTTCGGCTTCGCCTGACTTATTTTCGGCTACCTGTTGAGCCACATTGTTGTTCTCCGGCACTTTTTCGGGAGCTTTGGTTGCTATGCAGATGGCGACGAGGGCCAACAATAGCAGCGACTAAAATGATATTACGTCACTGGACACCGAAAGCCACTGTTTCACTCTAGTGAAAATCCTTCACACAGTCTTACCAGCAGATTCATGATACCAAGCTGATGATCGAACTGCATCGATCAAAAGTGGTCTGTTCTTTTATACTGGTAGTTTATGGAAATCATTCGCGATTATGTACACAATTCTGGATCTACCGGTACGTTTTCTAACGCCATGATACGTTTACCGTTTATGGGGTTTAGGAGCCACGTAACAAACCGCACCAATAATGCATTCATCTGGATCCAGACAGACGGGAATTCGAGCTATTCGAAATGAGGGACATTCAGGGAAAACGGGCACGTAATCGCACTGTTACCTCACTGTTTGGTCGTGATTTTGCTGGAAAATTTTGTTTGAACAACATAATCGTGGACATAGGTGCATATTGTAgagtattaatttattgtatgcTTTGTATAATGTGAAGAACTGGAGAAACATTTTCTTTTTCAGTTTCCAAATTAATAgattatttaactttttagtTTGTGGAATCATAAGTTTTCAAAGTTCTCGGACTTTCGATGTCTGAGacctcaaattcagaaattctttgatgttcaaatttttaggtttcggAACAATATTCCCATGTTGGCGCCTAAATTCTTCAGATTCCTCTGACTCAGTGACTTCTCCATATTCTCTGGGTTCTCCAGATTTCTCTGACGCGGTTACTTCTCCATATTCTCCAGGTTCTCTAGATTCTATAAATTCTGTACATTCTTTAGACTCCATACAGTTTCAAACAGTTGCATGCAGTTACAAATAACTCCACATAGCTACATACAGTTCATACATTTTATAGCTTCCATGAATTTCATAGATTTGCTAAATTCTCTTTTTctatattcaataaattaccTGAACTTCATAGATTCCTTAGATTCCTTAGATTTTTTATAGTTGCATATAATTGCATACAATTGCATACAGTTGCATACAGCTTGATACTGCTCCATACAGTTCATAGATTTTATAGCTTCCATGAACTTCATAAATTCGCTAaattctctttctcttattcaATAAATTACTTGAACTTCATAGATGCTTcagattctttaaattttatacagtTGCATACTGTTGCATACAGTTGCATACAATTGCATACAGCTCCATACAGTTCATACATTTTTTAGCTTCCATGAATTTCATAGATTTGCTAAATTCTCCTTTCctatattcaataaattacgTAAACTTCATAGATGCTTTACATTTCTTAGATTCTATACAGTTGCATATAATTGCATACAGTTGCATATAGCTCCATACAGTTCCATACAGttaatagattttataaatttcatgaaatgcATAGATTCGCTAAATTCGCTTTCCTTTATTCAATAAATTACCTGAATTTCATACATTGTTTAAATTACTTAGATTTTATACAGTTGCATGCAGTTCCATGCAGTTGCATATAGCTTCATACAGCTCCATACAGTTCATACATTTTATAGATTTCATGAACTTCATAGATTCACTAAATTCTCTTTTTCTTATTCAATAAATTGCTTGAATTTCATAGATTCTTTAAATTCCTTAGACTCCATACAGTTGCATGAAGTTGCATACAGTTGCATACAGCTCCATGCAGCTCCATACAGTTCATACATTTTATAGCTTGCATGTTTCGCACAGATTTGCTAAATTCTCTTTTACTATATTCAATAAATAACCTGAACTTCATAGTTGCTTTAAACTCTACAATTTCACAGCCTCACAACAACATGAACATATTCCATGTGCACAAATTCTACGTACGTCCATTTTGTCGAATAAATGAAACCTCACTCAAATAAAACTGATCACCAGCATTGCAACGAAACGAACAATAACTCGGTACACCATTCTCAGCCAATTATTCAAGAAACAGAAAGCCGTAATTAACCGCTTAACAGAAAAATGTTAAACAGCGATCAGCGCGTAAATGAACATCGCGTGCCACGCAATAATTGCGCCATTGTGAAACAGTCCCGATAATGCCTCTAAGCAATCCAACCACCGTATCCCGCATTGTTCGAGACCAGGAAAGATAATAAAGATAATGATCCTGGGAACGTTCTCAAAAGCATCATTTCCAGCGTTTCACGCATCGTATTAACATACACGGTAATTAAACGGTTACTCGATCGAACCTTCGTATTCGACTTCCGATTAACAGAAACTTGTTACATAAAAACGTGCCCTTCTCCCGATTCGGAGAGCCCCCCTTTCGCGATTGTCCCCTTAAGGAGGTTTTGTCACACCAGTCCAGGAAATTGAGGCGACACCGTTTGTTCGAACTTTCTCTGGGTGGAGAACTGGTACCATAATCGACATACTTACGAAAGTGTGGTCTATGTATATCTAGACTTATTGTAACACGTAATCCACGGGATTATTCTCCGCTTTTTATATATCGTCTGGTTTTACGAATCCGCTAATTGACGGAACAACGTAGTTTCCGCCTGCTCTCTCGTATCAGACTGACTCTTACAGGTGACTTTAATTACCTCGTTTCCTGTGTTGCGACAATCAAGGAATTTATGTTATAATAAAGTTTCGAAAGTGAGAAGTTAGATGGTTTTTGTAAGGGTGAAAGAAACTTGGTTTTATGTGGAGTTTGACGGTAAACTGGGCGCAAAAATTTGGGTTGGTTAATGGTACTTATGGAATGATGAAAGTGAAAGGGTATGGAGTTTGATATTAAACTGACGTGTGACTTAGGTTTAGTAttagaggatttagaaatttagaaatttaggatctttggagtttgtgaatttgcatattgaaatttttagaatttcagaatttgagggtCTACATACTCAAAAACTTAAAACTGATAAAATCTTTAGTAGGACTACTTTGCAGGAACCTTAATGTAACGACAGTCTCTGTTCAAACTCATCCACACCTGAACTCATGTACCTCCTCTCATGTACTAAACTAATTCTTCCTCCTCTCATCTACTAAACTAATTAAATTCCAAAACCAATGGTCCATACATTTCCCATCAGAACACCAATTGGCTGTGTCAGATAATTACATTCCACTCGCCAACGCGTAATTATTGTATCCAACTGATGGACAGTCCCCATTCAATCCTGTGCAGTTTACGACATTTCTTTTCCGCGCCACAGCGTGCCGCTTCAGTTGTCTCTAACCAGCAACCACGTGCAATTGAGGAGAAACTCGACATTTCTTTCCGATGTTATGCAAAAATTCATCCCCTCTAACCATACTCGGCTCGACGATGCTCGAGCGGAACGTTGGTCGCAGTCCTCTCGGAATCTCAAGATACAATACTATCCAAGCTTTGTCACGCGATGAAACACCTCTCCTCGTAGTTCCTCGCTATTTAACCGAGCGTCTTCGACTACACGTGCAACAACCGCTATTATCACGACCGGTGAAAGAGGACGAAGATGTCACGATGTCCAACGAGACCTCGAGCGATTATTCGGTGCAAACGGTGTAACTAACTCGACAGGAAGTGAACCACGATGAAGCTTAGGACACTCTGCGTTCTGTGTTTCCTGTGTACCCTCGTTTCTTCCGAGAATGATTGGACAAGTCAGTTGGAGGCTGAAGGAGCGAATAACACTCGGGACAAGCGAGCTTTGGGTTTGATACTGTCGGGACTGGCGCAGGTTTTTGGGTACACGGTGGACCCTGTTCAATTGGCGTCGCTACCTAACGTAGAGGAAGCTAGAACTCAGAATGATCCGTGCTCTAACTCGACTACCAAGCCTGCACTCAGGGAGACTATCAGATTAACAGGTGTACTGAACTTTGGAAACGAATCGATACTTGATCATTTGCAAGAATACGAAAGGATCTTTCATGGAAACGGCAGTAATCAGACTAGTCCGTCGACGGCGGCTCCTATGATCGATGTAAGAGTGCCGATGCAACCTAACCAACCGCTACTTGTGCCAAACATCTCTTTACCGACCGTACCACAGTCACCCTTGCCAGAGATTCCTCCGCAGGACATCAAACTGTCGTATCCTAGGCCGTTGGTTATAATTCATCCTGAGCAGAATGTGACCAAC is from Megachile rotundata isolate GNS110a chromosome 2, iyMegRotu1, whole genome shotgun sequence and encodes:
- the LOC105662820 gene encoding uncharacterized protein LOC105662820 → MQFDHQLGIMNLLSLLLLALVAICIATKAPEKVPENNNVAQQVAENKSGEAEAEAEAEDDGGDKKVEKRSYGWNPWYYSGYSYGWPWYGFGGGHGWYPWYSGWPYYGHGYGGGYGYGGGYGHGGGYGYGYRGYGGWYKGW